A portion of the Streptomyces platensis genome contains these proteins:
- the bioD gene encoding dethiobiotin synthase encodes MSVLFVTGTGTEIGKTVTTAAIAAAALARGRSVAVLKPAQTGVTAHEPGDVAEVERLAGPVTGVELARYPEPLAPATAALRAGLPPVGPQDIAEATAKLAASHDLVLVEGAGGLLVRFDADGHTLADAARLAGAPVLVVAQAGLGTLNTTALTALALRSYGLDSPGVVIGSWPAEPDLASRCNLADLPDAAGAPLLGLVPEGSAGLAPHAFRTAAPDWLAPALGGSGAFRIPA; translated from the coding sequence ATGTCGGTGCTGTTCGTGACAGGCACGGGCACGGAGATCGGCAAGACCGTGACCACGGCCGCGATCGCCGCGGCGGCGCTCGCCCGGGGCCGTTCGGTGGCCGTGCTCAAGCCGGCCCAGACCGGCGTCACAGCGCATGAGCCGGGTGATGTGGCGGAGGTCGAACGACTGGCCGGCCCGGTCACCGGCGTCGAACTCGCCCGCTACCCGGAGCCGTTGGCGCCCGCGACGGCCGCGCTGCGGGCCGGTCTGCCGCCGGTCGGTCCGCAGGACATCGCCGAGGCCACCGCCAAACTGGCCGCCTCGCACGACTTGGTGCTGGTCGAGGGCGCGGGCGGGCTGCTGGTCCGCTTCGACGCGGACGGCCATACGCTCGCCGACGCCGCGCGGCTGGCCGGGGCCCCCGTACTGGTGGTCGCCCAGGCGGGCCTGGGCACCCTCAACACCACCGCGCTGACCGCGCTGGCCCTGCGCTCGTATGGCCTCGACTCCCCGGGCGTCGTCATCGGCAGCTGGCCGGCCGAGCCCGACCTCGCGTCCCGCTGCAATCTGGCGGACCTCCCGGACGCCGCGGGCGCTCCGCTCCTCGGCCTGGTCCCGGAGGGTTCCGCCGGGCTCGCGCCCCACGCCTTCCGCACCGCGGCCCCGGACTGGCTGGCGCCGGCGCTCGGCGGATCGGGCGCGTTCCGTATCCCCGCGTGA
- a CDS encoding cytosine permease, translating into MTDRHGAAQPGAVEIHTTDEVPERARHGGVRALFTLGFATHIAPLALVTGAMAVQVFHQPLWSGILAVLVGQLLGGACTASRWAPGPQSGGPRRLRSRARFGSPGALPSVAAAAAVYLALFAVHLVLAGRSLHALAPNVPVGAAILLAAAGSALLCLIGRRLLHLLHKAAAVALGLGSLAGLAVVVARGLPADVLTRGGFTFAGWLAIVALSALWQAALAPYVADPARSLPRPARTAAAFRATYGGSCLGSLLPFLAGAVVAPACPGPDPVAGFGTAAGAFGPVLLALFLLVLLHHSALNLYRAVHRCVGLIVTTPLYFRWARSRRRCDGAAVFSVREQAARILDPLRPLYPEDVRGFADTR; encoded by the coding sequence GTGACCGATCGGCACGGAGCCGCGCAGCCCGGCGCGGTCGAAATCCACACCACCGACGAGGTGCCGGAGCGCGCACGGCACGGGGGTGTCCGTGCGCTGTTCACCCTCGGGTTCGCCACCCATATCGCTCCCTTGGCCCTGGTCACCGGCGCGATGGCGGTGCAGGTGTTCCATCAGCCGCTCTGGTCGGGCATCTTGGCGGTGCTGGTCGGACAGTTGCTGGGCGGGGCGTGCACGGCGTCGCGGTGGGCACCGGGACCGCAGTCCGGCGGGCCGCGTAGGCTCCGGAGCCGGGCCCGGTTCGGCTCGCCGGGCGCACTGCCGAGCGTGGCCGCGGCGGCCGCCGTGTACCTCGCGCTCTTCGCCGTTCACCTCGTGCTCGCCGGGCGGTCGCTGCACGCCCTGGCACCCAACGTGCCGGTCGGCGCGGCCATCCTGCTCGCCGCCGCCGGCTCCGCGCTGCTCTGCCTGATCGGCCGGCGGCTGCTCCACCTCCTCCACAAGGCGGCGGCGGTGGCCCTCGGCCTCGGCAGCCTGGCCGGCCTCGCGGTCGTCGTGGCCCGCGGCCTGCCCGCGGACGTCCTCACCCGGGGCGGCTTCACCTTCGCCGGCTGGCTCGCGATCGTCGCTCTCAGCGCCCTGTGGCAGGCGGCCCTCGCCCCGTACGTCGCGGACCCCGCGCGCTCGCTGCCCCGGCCCGCCCGTACCGCCGCCGCCTTCCGGGCGACCTACGGAGGCTCCTGCCTGGGCTCCCTGCTGCCGTTCCTGGCCGGCGCGGTCGTCGCCCCGGCCTGCCCGGGCCCGGACCCGGTCGCCGGATTCGGCACCGCGGCCGGGGCGTTCGGGCCGGTGCTGCTGGCACTCTTCCTCCTGGTCCTCCTCCACCACAGCGCGCTCAACCTCTACCGCGCGGTGCATAGGTGCGTCGGGCTGATCGTGACCACGCCGCTGTACTTCCGGTGGGCGCGCTCCCGGCGGCGGTGCGACGGGGCAGCGGTGTTCAGCGTGCGCGAGCAGGCCGCCCGCATCCTCGACCCGCTCCGGCCGCTGTATCCCGAGGACGTACGAGGCTTCGCGGACACCCGTTAG
- a CDS encoding APC family permease, with the protein MSVPAPVPNLKRSLRRFDIMAMGVAAVISFDVIGQIAAGGGQAVTWIAVIAVMFLVPYALVFAETGAAFPQEGGPYVWVEVAFGRPAAVLTTMFYWVTNPVWLGGSLVFVAAAAWDGFVLPLGSGTVADYAFKLAFIWAAILTAVVSLRRGKWITTAGAGAKVLALAFFTGTAVAYGIQHGFRGLQGAGFAPTGVGFLALVPVLLFAFVGFEAPNAAGDEMLAPQRDVPVAIGVSGAIAICCYLLPVLAILSAAPPGKVTGVGGFMDAARLVFGIYGDGREPVLTFVAVLFVVALLTQGSAWMIVADRMQAMAAADGGFFSRGLGAFHPRLGTPVRMNLLSGVTATVFMAAAMNLAKGDASAVFGVVLTVAITTLLLSYLAVVPSLLALRLRHREVPRPYQVPFGTRGFTVATLLVYAWIVLGSWVALFPGTLEQLFGLPYDFRAVWGVSRLTFEAFTLGTVALLLAVAVAGYLTQRRRTRSRDEEREAGPAR; encoded by the coding sequence GTGTCCGTCCCCGCCCCCGTCCCGAACCTGAAGCGGAGTCTGCGGCGCTTCGACATCATGGCGATGGGCGTCGCCGCCGTGATCTCCTTCGATGTCATCGGGCAGATCGCCGCCGGCGGCGGACAGGCCGTCACCTGGATCGCGGTCATCGCGGTGATGTTCCTGGTGCCCTACGCCCTGGTGTTCGCCGAGACCGGGGCCGCGTTCCCGCAGGAAGGCGGGCCGTACGTCTGGGTGGAGGTGGCCTTCGGGCGGCCGGCGGCCGTGCTGACCACGATGTTCTATTGGGTCACCAACCCCGTCTGGCTCGGCGGTTCGCTGGTCTTCGTGGCGGCCGCGGCATGGGACGGCTTCGTCCTCCCGCTCGGCTCGGGGACGGTGGCGGACTACGCCTTCAAGCTGGCCTTCATCTGGGCCGCGATCCTCACCGCGGTGGTCTCGCTGCGCCGCGGTAAATGGATCACCACGGCCGGCGCCGGGGCCAAGGTGCTGGCGTTGGCCTTCTTCACCGGTACTGCGGTGGCGTACGGGATCCAGCACGGCTTCCGGGGTCTCCAGGGCGCCGGCTTCGCCCCCACCGGAGTGGGGTTTCTGGCGCTGGTGCCGGTGCTGCTGTTCGCCTTCGTCGGGTTCGAGGCGCCCAACGCGGCGGGCGACGAAATGCTCGCTCCGCAGCGCGATGTGCCGGTGGCGATCGGGGTGTCGGGAGCGATCGCCATCTGCTGCTACCTGCTGCCGGTGCTGGCCATTCTCTCGGCCGCGCCGCCCGGCAAGGTCACCGGCGTCGGCGGCTTCATGGATGCCGCCCGGCTGGTCTTCGGAATCTACGGCGACGGGCGCGAACCGGTGCTGACCTTCGTCGCGGTGCTGTTCGTGGTGGCGCTGCTGACACAGGGCAGCGCCTGGATGATCGTCGCCGACCGGATGCAGGCGATGGCGGCAGCCGACGGCGGGTTCTTCAGCCGGGGCCTGGGCGCCTTCCATCCGCGGCTGGGGACGCCGGTCCGGATGAATCTGCTGTCCGGGGTCACCGCCACCGTGTTCATGGCCGCCGCGATGAATCTGGCGAAGGGCGACGCCTCAGCGGTCTTCGGCGTGGTGCTGACCGTCGCGATCACCACCCTGCTGCTGTCCTATCTCGCCGTGGTCCCCTCGCTGCTGGCACTGCGGCTGCGCCACCGCGAGGTGCCCCGGCCCTACCAGGTCCCGTTCGGCACCCGTGGTTTCACCGTGGCGACGCTGCTCGTCTACGCCTGGATCGTGCTCGGCTCATGGGTGGCGCTGTTTCCCGGCACACTGGAGCAGCTCTTCGGCCTCCCGTACGACTTCCGGGCGGTCTGGGGCGTCTCCCGGCTCACCTTCGAGGCGTTCACCCTCGGCACCGTCGCCCTGCTGCTGGCGGTCGCCGTCGCCGGGTACCTGACGCAGCGCAGGCGCACCCGGTCCCGGGACGAGGAGCGCGAGGCCGGCCCGGCCCGATAG
- a CDS encoding CAP domain-containing protein has product MLGGRCEGLWGVDGAAVRRTPSAFRSGIPLCPPGPGQRHPRRHAERPALHAGAEGDQVGEQQDRPLRGGNQPAGQQDTGRARLCAPAPRPPPGQAARLHSQDMAAHSHYSHTSTDGKGPKERVEAQGYGDASAENIDAWPTTPQGAFDAWMHSPGHRANLLGCHSKATGIGVALGGKHRAYWTQDFGYK; this is encoded by the coding sequence GTGCTGGGCGGGAGGTGCGAGGGGCTGTGGGGAGTTGATGGTGCCGCCGTACGCCGCACGCCGTCCGCTTTCCGTTCCGGCATTCCCCTATGTCCCCCAGGCCCCGGGCAGCGCCACCCCCGGCGCCACGCCGAGCGACCGGCCCTCCACGCCGGCGCCGAAGGCGACCAAGTCGGGGAACAGCAAGATCGACCGTTACGAGGCGGAAATCAACCGGCTGGTCAACAAGACACGGGTCGAGCACGGCTGTGCGCCCCTGCACCGCGACCCCCGCCTGGACAGGCCGCCCGGCTGCACAGCCAGGACATGGCCGCCCACAGCCACTACTCGCACACCTCCACCGACGGCAAGGGCCCGAAGGAGCGGGTGGAGGCGCAGGGGTACGGCGATGCCTCGGCGGAGAACATCGACGCCTGGCCGACGACCCCCCAGGGCGCGTTCGACGCCTGGATGCACAGCCCCGGCCACCGGGCCAACCTCCTCGGCTGCCACTCCAAGGCCACCGGCATAGGTGTCGCCCTGGGCGGCAAGCACCGGGCCTACTGGACCCAGGACTTCGGCTACAAGTAG
- a CDS encoding fic family toxin-antitoxin system, toxin component, with the protein MTLRIDLAWLLLIAEQHTPGDPQVTDWGSLVAAVSRHEAEIFGVPVYTEPQDRAAALLQLLLQVPALEEANAMFATAVAYGYLVASGLKIATSPEQVRDLARLVKDGTADVGAIADELRTWTV; encoded by the coding sequence GTGACACTGCGCATCGACCTCGCCTGGCTCCTTCTGATCGCCGAACAGCACACCCCCGGAGACCCCCAGGTCACCGACTGGGGCTCCCTGGTGGCCGCCGTCAGCCGCCATGAAGCCGAGATATTCGGTGTGCCCGTCTACACCGAACCCCAGGACCGCGCCGCAGCGCTGCTCCAACTCCTGCTCCAGGTACCGGCGTTGGAGGAGGCGAATGCGATGTTCGCGACCGCCGTCGCCTATGGCTACCTCGTCGCCAGCGGTCTGAAGATCGCCACCTCCCCCGAACAGGTCCGCGACCTCGCCCGCCTCGTCAAGGACGGTACGGCCGACGTCGGGGCCATCGCGGACGAGCTGCGCACCTGGACGGTCTGA
- a CDS encoding toxin-antitoxin system HicB family antitoxin codes for MAKTQLNVRVDEATAEAARERATQRGVSMNRYIEELVLKDAGEVGQTFVEAASDFMKQYERVFAEEFGRQEGSPPATPGTTDHEGLPGTT; via the coding sequence GTGGCGAAGACGCAGCTGAACGTCAGGGTGGACGAAGCCACTGCTGAAGCGGCGCGAGAGCGCGCTACGCAGCGGGGAGTGAGCATGAACCGCTATATCGAGGAGCTCGTCCTCAAGGACGCCGGCGAGGTCGGCCAGACCTTCGTCGAGGCCGCCTCCGACTTCATGAAGCAGTACGAGCGCGTCTTCGCCGAGGAATTCGGCCGGCAAGAAGGCAGTCCCCCTGCCACCCCGGGCACCACCGACCACGAAGGACTGCCGGGCACCACGTGA
- a CDS encoding class I SAM-dependent methyltransferase, whose translation MWQRRRVPQGTVHHPVFARFYASCCGPAADARAGVAALRKELLTGTTGRVIEVGAGTGLNFAHYPGTVSEVVAIEPEPTLREVARSAAAHAEVPVDLVPGVAEALPVKSEAFDTAVASLVLCSVREVQRALLELRRVLRPGGELRFFEHGRAAGRGLAAVQWSLDRTVWPLLMGGCHTGRDPLGEIRTAGFEVLRVRRLRVPERGPTLPTSPAVLGTARRPAD comes from the coding sequence ATGTGGCAGCGCAGAAGAGTTCCGCAGGGCACGGTGCACCACCCGGTGTTCGCCCGTTTCTATGCGAGCTGCTGCGGTCCGGCCGCGGATGCGCGGGCGGGGGTGGCCGCGCTCCGGAAGGAGCTGCTGACGGGCACCACCGGCCGGGTCATCGAGGTCGGTGCGGGCACCGGGCTGAACTTCGCGCACTATCCGGGGACCGTCTCGGAGGTGGTGGCCATCGAGCCGGAGCCCACCCTGCGGGAGGTGGCCCGGTCGGCGGCGGCGCATGCGGAGGTGCCGGTGGATCTGGTGCCGGGGGTGGCGGAGGCGCTGCCGGTCAAGAGCGAAGCGTTCGACACCGCGGTGGCGTCGCTGGTGCTGTGTTCGGTGCGTGAGGTGCAGCGGGCGCTGCTGGAGCTGCGGCGGGTGCTGCGGCCGGGCGGTGAGCTGCGGTTCTTCGAGCACGGGCGGGCCGCGGGGCGGGGGCTGGCGGCGGTGCAGTGGTCGCTGGACCGGACGGTCTGGCCGCTGCTGATGGGCGGCTGTCACACCGGCCGGGACCCGTTGGGCGAGATCCGCACGGCCGGGTTCGAGGTGTTGCGGGTGCGCCGGCTGCGGGTGCCGGAGCGCGGGCCGACGCTGCCGACCTCACCGGCGGTGCTGGGCACGGCCCGGCGGCCGGCCGACTGA
- a CDS encoding adenosylmethionine--8-amino-7-oxononanoate transaminase, which yields MPEPLTPGELLALDRQHVWHPYGPMPGRTAPLLVESASGVRLRLAEPAEGRDELVDGMSSWWSAVHGYNHPVLNDAAQGQLGRMSHVMFGGLTHEPAVRLAKRLVDITPEPLEHVFLADSGSVSVEVAVKMCLQYWRSLGKPRKQRLLTWRGGYHGDTWQPMSVCDPDGGMHELWQGVLPRQIFADAPPAGFDAAPDEAYAAQLRELIARHADELAAVIVEPVVQGAGGMSFHSPGYLRVLREACDAHGVLLVFDEIATGFGRTGALFAAEHAGVAPDVMCLGKALTGGYLTLAATLCTAAVADGISRGALPVLAHGPTFMGNPLAAAVADASIELLLSQDWAQEVKRIEAGLRDGLAPARGIAGVRDVRVLGAIGVVQLDHEVDMAAATRAAVREGVWLRPFRDLIYTMPPYITGDGDVARICAAVCAAAREG from the coding sequence ATGCCTGAGCCGCTCACCCCCGGCGAACTGCTCGCGCTCGACCGGCAGCATGTGTGGCATCCGTACGGGCCGATGCCCGGCCGGACCGCACCGCTGCTGGTGGAGTCCGCGTCCGGGGTCCGGCTCCGGCTGGCCGAACCGGCCGAGGGCCGGGACGAGTTGGTGGACGGCATGTCGTCCTGGTGGTCGGCGGTGCACGGCTACAACCACCCGGTCCTCAATGACGCCGCGCAGGGCCAGTTGGGTCGGATGAGCCATGTGATGTTCGGCGGGCTGACCCATGAGCCGGCCGTCCGGCTGGCGAAGCGGCTGGTCGACATCACCCCGGAGCCGCTGGAGCATGTCTTCCTCGCCGACTCCGGTTCGGTGTCCGTCGAGGTCGCCGTCAAGATGTGCCTTCAGTATTGGCGCTCGCTCGGAAAGCCCCGCAAACAGCGGCTGCTGACCTGGCGCGGCGGCTATCACGGCGACACCTGGCAGCCGATGTCGGTGTGCGATCCGGACGGCGGGATGCATGAGCTGTGGCAGGGGGTGCTGCCGCGGCAGATCTTCGCGGACGCCCCGCCGGCCGGCTTCGACGCGGCACCGGACGAGGCGTATGCCGCGCAGCTGCGCGAGCTGATCGCCCGGCACGCCGATGAGCTGGCGGCGGTGATCGTGGAGCCCGTGGTGCAGGGGGCGGGCGGGATGTCGTTCCACTCCCCCGGCTATCTGCGGGTGCTGCGGGAGGCCTGCGACGCCCATGGCGTGCTGCTCGTCTTCGACGAGATCGCCACCGGCTTCGGCCGTACGGGCGCCCTCTTCGCCGCTGAACACGCGGGCGTCGCACCCGATGTGATGTGCCTGGGCAAGGCGCTGACCGGCGGATATCTCACCCTGGCGGCGACGTTGTGCACGGCGGCGGTGGCGGACGGGATCTCCCGCGGCGCACTGCCGGTGCTGGCGCACGGTCCCACCTTCATGGGCAATCCGCTGGCCGCGGCCGTCGCCGATGCCTCGATCGAGCTGCTGCTGTCCCAGGACTGGGCGCAGGAGGTCAAGCGGATCGAGGCCGGGCTGCGGGACGGTCTGGCCCCGGCCCGGGGCATCGCCGGGGTGCGTGACGTACGGGTGCTCGGCGCGATCGGTGTCGTCCAGCTCGACCACGAGGTGGACATGGCGGCCGCGACCCGGGCGGCGGTCCGGGAGGGCGTATGGCTGCGCCCGTTCCGGGATCTGATCTACACCATGCCGCCGTACATCACCGGCGACGGCGATGTGGCGCGCATCTGCGCCGCGGTGTGCGCGGCGGCGCGCGAGGGCTGA